One region of Acidimicrobiia bacterium genomic DNA includes:
- a CDS encoding sulfite exporter TauE/SafE family protein, with protein MSVLEAILVVGVGFFAGSINTIVGSGSLVTFPTLLAIGYSPVVANVSNTVGLVFGSISGAFGYRRELVGQQRRATVLGGGSLIGGLTGAVLLLTLPSSVFDAVVPVLILVACGLVIAQPRLSAMIAARRTKVVEHGGFALWILVLLTGIYGGYFGAAQGVILLSLLGIFIAEDLQRLNGVKNILAAIANGVAACVFVFAADVAWDVAALIAVGSIAGAQFGAHFGRRMPAPLLRGVIVVVGVIAAIKLIVDF; from the coding sequence ATGTCGGTCCTCGAGGCGATCCTGGTCGTCGGCGTCGGCTTCTTCGCGGGCTCGATCAACACCATCGTGGGTTCCGGGTCGCTCGTGACGTTCCCCACGCTGCTGGCGATCGGGTATTCGCCGGTGGTGGCCAACGTGAGCAACACGGTCGGGCTCGTCTTCGGCTCGATCAGCGGAGCGTTCGGCTACCGGCGTGAGCTCGTTGGTCAGCAGCGGCGGGCGACGGTCCTCGGCGGCGGGTCCCTCATCGGTGGCCTCACGGGCGCGGTCCTGCTCCTCACGCTGCCCAGTTCGGTGTTCGACGCCGTGGTGCCGGTGCTGATCCTGGTTGCGTGCGGGCTCGTGATCGCACAACCGCGGCTGAGCGCGATGATCGCCGCGAGGCGCACGAAGGTGGTCGAGCACGGTGGGTTCGCACTCTGGATCCTCGTCCTGCTCACCGGCATCTACGGCGGCTACTTCGGCGCCGCCCAGGGCGTGATCCTGCTCTCCCTCCTCGGCATCTTCATCGCCGAGGATCTGCAGCGCCTCAACGGCGTGAAGAACATCCTCGCCGCGATCGCCAACGGTGTTGCGGCGTGTGTCTTCGTGTTCGCGGCCGACGTGGCCTGGGACGTCGCCGCGCTGATCGCGGTGGGATCGATCGCAGGCGCGCAGTTCGGCGCGCACTTCGGACGGCGGATGCCGGCACCGCTGTTACGTGGTGTGATCGTCGTGGTCGGTGTGATCGCCGCGATCAAGCTGATCGTCGACTTCTAG